Sequence from the uncultured Bacteroides sp. genome:
TTTATCTGCTACTAAATCCTGTTTATCTTCTATGTTGTAATCCAAATAATAAGAGTATTATTAATATTTATTATACTTTTTATTAGCTTTGTAATCAGGGAGTTGAAGAGGAAACAAGCTCTGCTGAGGAGCAACTTGTCAGCAATAAATTTCCTGCGTTACACTGTAACATTATTTTTTTTGGGAGGGGAGGCTTGTATGGTTTCCCCTTTCATGTTACAGATATCGCTATATGGCTAAGAAAACCTCTATTGATTGTTTCCTTACTTTCTATTTATTAATAACTCCTATATAAACAACCTTCTATCAGTAGTTTAAACTGATATTACTATCAGTTTTCTACATTTTCCTTTTTCAGTTCAATAGGAAGAGGCCGCAAACTGCTAAAGCAGGCTAAGCTGCAAGATAAACTAAGCGATCACTCTTATTTTGAAAGATAGTTATATAGGCATTATCATTAAACCACTCCACATTCATATTTTTGTCTCTTTTTTAAAACATAATACATTCTGTTTAATAGTTTTCTTGCGATTCGTATTATAGCTTTATTGGGCTCCATCCTTTTACAGAGTTGTAAAAAACACCTTGTCAATGCCGGATCTATTCTTACTGCAATCCAGGAACTTTCAATCAGACACTTTCTTAAAATCGTTTTCTTTCTAAATGTCATCTCTCCATAATTCTCAATCTCTCCACTTGAATGACAGGTGGGTATTATTCCTACAAAACCGGCTAACTTGTCTGTATTGTGGAATCGTTCAATATCTTCTATCTCCGACAAAAAAGTAAGCCCTGTAATTAAACCAATTCCCGGAATGCTTCTTATTAACTCTATCTCCTTCACATATTTCTCAGAAACAGCAAGACTATTAATTTTTCTATTGATTTCCAATAAAAGAACTATTTGTTGCTCTACTTCCCTGACGAGTAATGACAAGGCGTCATTACCATTCGTTGTATTAAGTGATACCTCCTCTTTTAACCATTTAAGAAAACGTCTGGACCAATGACTGGTTGATTTCTCAAATTCCGGAGGGTAAGATATACCATAAA
This genomic interval carries:
- a CDS encoding IS110 family transposase — encoded protein: MRTQSNKLNFEGENIYVGIDVHLKSWNVTIYTEYLHHKTFNQPPVPSILRDYLNTNFPGGTYYSAYEAGFCGFNIHFELKKLNINNIVVNPADIPTSQKEQILKNDSRDSMKIARSLRANELIGIHVPFIETLENRTLIRTRDVMVKDMTRFKQRIKALLHFYGISYPPEFEKSTSHWSRRFLKWLKEEVSLNTTNGNDALSLLVREVEQQIVLLLEINRKINSLAVSEKYVKEIELIRSIPGIGLITGLTFLSEIEDIERFHNTDKLAGFVGIIPTCHSSGEIENYGEMTFRKKTILRKCLIESSWIAVRIDPALTRCFLQLCKRMEPNKAIIRIARKLLNRMYYVLKKRQKYECGVV